In the Ascochyta rabiei chromosome 17, complete sequence genome, one interval contains:
- a CDS encoding U3 snoRNP protein, with translation MAGPSDKARFYLEQGATELNELERKKIFTREEIKSIAKKRSDFEHIINARGAHPTDYMRYIEFEKNIDALRQKRIKRLGIRHKGAGQRSIYFLYNRATKKFSGDLTLWLHYIDFARKDKAYRRLSDIFTSVVRLHPTKPELWTLAANYFIDSQADITNARSYMQRGLRFCKNSEHMWLDYAKLETIYVGKIAGRRKILGLDVDRTKKQQTGGGDDTDTDMIALPDVTAEDINPSLKQDDGVDELALQNLASAPVLTGAIPLAIFDSAMKQFQNRPKVVQKFFDMFAEFDQLACIPRILQHVLGYLQQTHPQAVENAICTFRMQLFGQYPGSPEFPVVLGDALDGVSSAIDKYPSEASRLAEVAVRQLLTIQTSSADIDPALQKAIRSTLRKYVKALGGTDGDKIATLARTLVHEGRRDDAKALIAPSIKVWATHEELQELRAALET, from the exons ATGGCAGGCCCCAGTGACAAGGCGCGCTTCTATCTGGAACAGGGCGCGACGGAGCTCAACGAGCTTGAGCGCAAGAAAATCTTCACCAGG GAAGAGATCAAGTCGATAGCCAAGAAGCGCTCAGACTTCGAGCACATCATCAACGCCAGAGGCGCGCACCCCACTGACTACATGCGCTACATTGAATTCGAGAAGAACATCGACGCGCTCCGCCAGAAACGAATCAAGCGACTCGGCATACGGCACAAGGGCGCCGGACAGCGAAGCATCTACTTCCTCTACAACCGCGCCACCAAGAAGTTCTCGGGCGACCTGACGCTATGGCTGCACTACATCGACTTTGCGCGCAAGGACAAGGCCTACAGGCGCCTCAGCGACATCTTCACCTCCGTCGTCCGCCTGCACCCCACCAAGCCCGAGCTCTGGACCCTTGCCGCAAACTACTTCATCGACTCCCAGGCGGACATCACCAACGCGAGGAGCTACATGCAGCGAGGCCTGAGGTTCTGCAAGAACTCGGAGCACATGTGGCTGGACTACGCCAAGCTGGAGACCATTTACGTGGGCAAGATTGCAGGTCGAAGGAAGATCCTGGGTCTGGACGTCGACCGCACGAAGAAGCAGCAGActggcggcggcgacgacaCCGACACCGACATGATTGCGCTGCCTGACGTCACGGCAGAAGACATCAACCCGAGTTTGAAGCAGGACGACGGCGTCGACGAGCTGGCTCTACAGAATCTGGCCTCGGCGCCAGTCCTGACAGGTGCGATCCCTCTGGCCATCTTCGACTCGGCCATGAAGCAATTCCAGAACAGGCCCAAGGTCGTGCAAAAGTTCTTCGACATGTTTGCCGAGTTCGATCAATTGGCATGCATCCCGCGCATTCTGCAGCATGTGCTGGGTTACCTGCAGCAGACCCACCCTCAGGCCGTGGAAAACGCAATCTGCACGTTCCGCATGCAGCTCTTCGGCCAGTACCCTGGTAGCCCAGAGTTCCCCGTCGTACTGGGCGATGCGTTGGATGGTGTTAGTTCGGCCATCGACAAATACCCAAGTGAAGCTTCCCGGCTGGCAGAGGTTGCTGTTCGCCAGCTTCTGACTATCCAAACATCATCAGCGGACATCGACCCCGCTCTGCAAAAGGCAATCAGATCGACTCTCCGCAAATACGTGAAGGCGCTAGGAGGCACCGATGGTGACAAGATCGCAACTTTGGCCAGAACGCTGGTGCACGAAGGAAGGAGAGACGATGCAAAGGCGTTGATCGCACCGAGCATAAAGGTCTGGGCTACGCACGAAGAATTGCAGGAGCTGAGAGCAGCGTTGGAAACATGA
- a CDS encoding Protein cwh43 has protein sequence MAPKSRDGDTIASFNGKWVSYTHTAMAYAAFLGALIVGMWLHYHKIVQNEIAGYPEEWFPSVSATIGDRYPERSVFMLFIALTSGPRLALVGLWYILTRRPNSTLPKLVAGVGIFRTLTCGGWTYVTSTDDHDWHDIFMISYLVATLPWTLGCFALSPRNPTAIKYRKLFAGSFFATLVPLVYFFIQHKVHRIPGAYTIYAFFEWSLVLLDVAFDAVTMIEFANFEIVVKDVRGVSRGAGNKAISDAVLEKEKDKEIGTVFSGAFSWAGFLDAAADVYTGFVFWSMLTALGVCVWYFPLWHMGISGYEVMVMSTISPFLLCVRSLRFLIVRHVRICHLLSLSGLLSFLAKSPENRLFSAGFGVWMACLSWAATFYGERSQPHRLEARISAFSLGLIASSVAKFAFYTNNPIWPIMHEANGGWNKTGLAVAVIAILWSTRGTASSGADLPAPGPTKGSSTLSAFGLAGLFFAMHSLLSDSSTMISWVWEGYPVRGPLAVPHGAVTLLAMGLGLIVGLFAPSLSRSWAFYGVGSIGAAVLTTSKHWTGYYGALITAVYTMAVAPALISQAARHSPAKTFGLGFLVYNFMVLFHVWVVAYAFVPGGHLVRERTDWVMTTMMLLIGAGIFSLSAQPPALKSYKGKPAVTAAASRQRSYYLYVLGFLELLAIATAFLRFPSYDYKPYHPETKSITAGIWTIHFSLDNDMWSSEYRMRDLIKELEVDVIGLLESDLQRIIMGNRDSTQFLAEDLGMYVDFGPGPNKHTWGSALLSKFPIVNSTHHLLPSPVGELAPAIEATIDAYGTLVDIFVFHSGQEEDPEDRRLQSEYLAERMKATPRPAILLSYLVIKPGEGNYNTYVGAKSDMKDIDPTDWDRWCEYILYKGLKRTGYARVSRHTITDTELQVGKFVVDQPENGHELIHESQVAPGLRFPDLFKGEGVRGHRYHVFNEPRYYA, from the exons ATGGCGCCCAAGTCCAGAGATGGCGACACAATCGCGTCA TTCAATGGGAAGTGGGTGTCATACACGCACACGGCTATGGCCTATG CTGCCTTCCTCGGTGCCCTCATCGTTGGAAT GTGGCTGCATTACCACAAGATTGTCCAGAATGAGATTGCA GGCTACCCCGAGGAATGGTTTCCTTCCGTCTCTGCCACCATTGGCGACCGCTATCCCGAGCGATCCGTCTTCATGCTCTTCATCGCCCTCACCTCCG GTCCTCGGCTCGCCCTCGTGGGCCTCTGGTACATCCTCACACGCCGACCAAACTCGACCCTCCCTAAACTCGTCGCTGGCGTGGGTATCTTCCGAACACTGACCTGTGGAGGATGGACATACGTAACCTCGACTGACGACCATGACTGGCACGACATCTTCATGATCTCATATCTGGTGGCTACCCTGCCGTGGACCCTCGGCTGCTTCGCCCTGAGCCCTCGCAACCCCACCGCTATCAAATACAGGAAGCTCTTTGCCGGCTCCTTCTTCGCCACACTGGTGCCACTCGTTTACTTCTTCATTCAACACAAAGTGCACCGCATTCCTGGAG CCTACACCATCTACGCCTTCTTCGAATGGTCACTTGTTCTGCTCGATGTAGCATTCGACGCAGTCACCATGATTGAGTTTGCCAACTTTGAAATCGTTGTGAAGGATGTCCGAGGTGTATCTCGCGG TGCTGGCAACAAAGCCATTTCCGACGCCGTCCTTGAGAAAGA AAAGGACAAGGAGATCGGCACTGTCTTCTCCGGTGCTTTTTCCTGGGCTGGCTTCCTCGATGCGGCCGCCGATGTTTACACGGGG TTTGTCTTCTGGTCCATGCTGACTGCTCTTGGGGTGTGTGTCTGGT ACTTCCCCCTCTGGCACATGGGTATCTCAGGCTACGAAGTCATGGTCATGAGCACCATCTCTCCGTTCCTGCTCTGCGTACGATCGCTCCGCTTCCTCATTGTTCGCCATGTCCGGATTTGTCACCTGCTATCGCTCTCCGGGCTACTCTCTTTCCTCGCCAAGTCCCCCGAAAACCGTCTCTTTTCAGCTGGCTTCGGTGTTTGGATGGCTTGCCTGTCCTGGGCTGCAACCTTCTACGGAGAGAGATCACAGCCTCATCGGTTAGAGGCAAGGATCTCGGCGTTTTCTCTTGGTTTGATTGCGTCTAGCGTCGCCAAGTTCGCCTTCTACACAAACAACCCTATCTGGCCAATTATGCATGAGGCAAACGGTGGCTGGAACAAGACTGGccttgctgttgctgtcATTGCTATCCTGTGGTCCACAAGGGGTACTGCTAGCTCTGGCGCTGACTTGCCCGCCCCTGGTCCTACCAAGGGTTCCTCCACCCTCTCCGCTTTCGGCCTTGCGGGCCTCTTCTTCGCTATGCACTCCTTGTTGTCGGACTCCAGTACCATGATTTCGTGGGTGTGGGAAGGTTATCCTGTCCGAGGCCCGCTTGCCGTTCCCCACGGTGCGGTCACTCTGCTGGCTATGGGTCTCGGACTCATAGTTGGTCTGTTTGCACCAAGCTTGTCACGCTCGTGGGCGTTCTACGGCGTAGGCTCCATTGGCGCTGCCGTTTTGACCACTTCAAAGCACTGGACTGGATACTATGGAGCACTGATCACGGCTGTCTACACAATGGCTGTCGCTCCAGCCCTCATTTCTCAGGCCGCTCGCCACTCCCCAGCTAAGACTTTCGGTCTCGGCTTCTTAGTCTACAACTTCATGGTCCTTTTCCACGTTTGGGTCGTCGCCTACGCTTTTGTCCCTGGTGGTCATCTCGTCCGTGAACGCACTGACTGGGTCATGACCACCATGATGCTCCTCATCGGCGCAGGTATCTTCAGTCTTTCTGCTCAGCCACCTGCTCTGAAGAGCTACAAGGGCAAGCCTGCTGTTACTGCTGCTGCAAGCAGGCAGCGCTCGTACTACCTGTACGTCCTCGGCTTCCTCGAGCTTCTCGCTATTGCAACCGCCTTCCTCCGCTTCCCATCCTACGACTACAAACCTTACCATCCCGAGACCAAGTCTATCACAGCTGGCATCTGGACAATCCACTTTTCTCTCGACAACGACATGTGGTCGTCCGAGTACCGCATGCGCGACCTGATCAAAGAGCTCGAAGTCGATGTCATTGGCCTCCTCGAATCTGACCTCCAGCGCATCATCATGGGCAACCGAGACAGCACCCAATTCCTTGCTGAAGATCTGGGTATGTACGTCGACTTTGGTCCGGGTCCAAATAAGCACACTTGGGGCTCGGCGCTGCTTTCCAAGTTCCCGATCGTGAACTCAACGCACCATCTCCTCCCTTCTCCTGTGGGCGAGCTAGCGCCCGCGATCGAAGCCACCATCGACGCGTACGGCACCCTCGTCGACATCTTCGTCTTCCACTCGGGCCAGGAAGAAGATCCGGAAGACCGCCGGCTGCAGAGCGAGTACCTGGCCGAGCGCATGAAAGCCACGCCACGCCCGGCCATCCTGCTCTCGTACCTGGTCATTAAGCCGGGCGAGGGCAACTACAACACGTACGTCGGCGCTAAGAGCGACATGAAGGATATCGACCCCACCGACTGGGACAGGTGGTGCGAGTACATTCTGTACAAGGGCCTGAAGCGCACGGGATACGCGCGGGTGAGCAGACACACAATCACAGACACAGAGCTGCAG GTCGGCAAGTTCGTCGTCGACCAGCCCGAGAACGGACACGAGCTCATCCACGAGAGCCAGGTCGCGCCGGGCCTCAGGTTCCCGGACTTGTTCAAGGGCGAGGGCGTAAGAGGCCACAGATACCACGTGTTCAATGAGCCGAGATACTATGCCTAG
- a CDS encoding Aminoacyl-tRNA hydrolase yields the protein MPFFPCRPGVIFIAITRTPQAVQPRWLSARGGGGSSSSSSSSAVTDEELQKARAWLAALHADVIPLKTIGELSFSRSSGPGGQNVNKVNSKATLRVPLGALLNHVPTALHEEIGRSRYVAAKSNDIIVQADDSRKQNDNAHSCYKRLYDAIVEAGHVAVPKETSAEQMRHVKNLQKADNERRLKSKKQQSAKKSSRRGRGDD from the exons ATGCCATTTTTTCCCTGTCGCCCTGGAGTCATATTCATTGCCATCACGAGAACCCCGCAAGCTGTGCAACCCAGGTGGCTGTCAGCTCGTGGCGGCggaggcagcagcagcagcagcagcagcagcgccgtCACTGACGAGGAGCTGCAAAAGGCACGGGCGTGGCTCGCAGCGCTGCATGCAGACGTGATTCCACTGAAGACGATTGGCGAATTGAGTTTCAGCAGGTCTTCCGGCCCGGGCGGACAGAACGTGAACAA AGTCAATTCTAAAGCTACTTTGAGAGTACCTCTCGGTGCGCTCCTGAATCACGTCCCCACGGCTCTCCATGAGGAAATCGGCCGCTCGCGCTACGTTGCGGCCAAGTCGAACGACATCATAGTCCAGGCAGACGATAGTCGCAAGCAGAACGACAACGCTCACAGCTGCTACAAGCGACTGTACGATGCCATTGTCGAGGCCGGGCACGTTGCCGTCCCAAAGGAGACGTCTGCGGAGCAGATGCGCCATGTCAAAAATCT ACAAAAGGCCGACAACGAGCGCCGATTGAAAAGTAAGAAGCAGCAAAGCGCCAAGAAGAGTTCGAGAAGAGGCCGCGGAGATGACTAA
- a CDS encoding eukaryotic translation initiation factor 3 subunit E, with translation MADATTPSGSVAEQYSLLPRLMPNLDRHLLFPLLNFSSDEDAEQTPEQKKLLLALLSPTNMTDFVGQLHQDVHGLDDLPAEFAQKREQVLSKRDELEAATAKISELLDDENVVTNLRSDKAQNLQYLKDSHGITLDDVNRLYEFGQFQYSCGVYPHAAELLYRFRVLTTDNDKEREATWGKLACEILSVNWDSAIEEINKIKEQIDTRLFNNPLAQLQHRTWLLHWSLFPLFNHEPAREPLTEMFFSPAYINTIQTNCPWILRYLAAAVITARNKARNSNQYQRQLKDLVRIVRQEGYEYTDPVTDFIKALYIDFDFEEAQKKLSETEEILKNDFFLLGAADTFVDAARHLISESYCKIHQRIDIKDLSTRLGLSQDEGEKWIVNLIRDTRVDAKIDYQAGTVVMNHPPQSVYQQVIERTKGGFFRTQVLSAAVAK, from the exons ATGGCCGACGCAACAACACCGAGCGGCTCCGTGGCCGAGCAGTACAGCCTGCTGCCCCGGCTCATGCCCAACCTCGACCGCCATCTGCTGTTCCCGCTGCTCAACTTCTCCAGCGACGAGGACGCTGAGCAGACGCCCgagcagaagaagctgcTGCTGGCCCTGCTGAGCCCCACCAACATGACGGATTTCGTCGGCCAGCTGCACCAGGACGTCCACGGCCTCGACGACCTGCCCGCCGAGTTCGCCCAGAAGCGCGAGCAGGTCCTGAGTAAGCGCGACGAGCTCGAGGCTGCCACTGCCAAGATCTCCGAGCTGCTCGACGACGAGAACGTCGTCACCAACCTGCGCTCCGACAAGGCCCAGAACCTGCAGTACCTCAAGGACAGCCACGGCATCACCCTCGACGACGTCAACCGCCTGTACGAGTTTGGCCAGTTCCAGTACAGCTGCGGCGTCTACCCCCACGCCGCCGAGCTGCTGTACCGCTTCCGCGTGCTG ACCACCGACAACGACAAAGAGCGCGAGGCCACCTGGGGCAAGCTGGCCTGCGAGATCCTGTCCGTCAACTGGGACAGCGCCATCGAGGAAATCAACAAGATCAAGGAGCAGATCGACACGCGCCTCTTCAACAACCCCCTCGCCCAGCTCCAGCACCGCACCTGGCTGCTCCACTGGTCCCTCTTCCCCCTCTTCAACCACGAGCCCGCCCGCGAGCCTCTCACCGAAATGTTCTTCTCCCCCGCCTACATCAACACCATCCAGACAAATTGCCCCTGGATCCTGCGCTACCTGGCCGCCGCCGTCATCACTGCCCGCAACAAGGCCCGCAACTCGAATCAGTACCAGCGCCAGCTCAAGGACCTCGTCCGCATCGTGCGCCAGGAGGGCTACGAGTACACCGATCCCGTCACCGACTTCATCAAGGCCCTGTACATTGACTTTGACTTTGAGGAGGCCCAGAAGAAGCTGAGCGAGACCGAGGAGATTCTGAAAAACGACTTCTTCCTGCTCGGCGCCGCAGACACATTCGTCGATGCCGCGAGGCATCTCATCTCGGAGAGCTACTGCAAGATCCACCAGCGGATCGACATCAA GGACCTCTCCACCCGCCTCGGCCTCTCGCAAGACGAGGGCGAGAAGTGGATCGTCAACCTGATTCGCGACACACGCGTCGACGCCAAGATCGACTACCAGGCCGGCACAGTCGTAATGAACCACCCGCCGCAGAGCGTCTACCAGCAGGTCATCGAGCGCACAAAGGGCGGCTTCTTCCGCACACAGGTCCTGAGCGCCGCTGTCGCAAAGTGA
- a CDS encoding uncharacterized protein (tRNA) yields the protein MARIQRPLSLFRACTAPRPATHRAALHYTTTARAQTQTQTQPPASRAADLAAAEAITESDSAQPAAADPLRPSHPSISNSKSKNLKTAARASKTVPFTPATQPQLPLAPPRYHVARSANKNLPIYTDYKRGGNLHLTTVRKITGDLHALRDELQAWLAKKEDHVKVNSLTGHVVVKGHHTSSIAEFLKARGM from the coding sequence ATGGCCAGGATACAGCGCCCTCTGTCGCTCTTCCGCGCCTGCACCGCCCCCAGGCCTGCCACACACCGCGCCGCCCTACACTACACCACCACAGCACGAGCACAAACACAGACACAAACACAACCCCCCGCCTCGCGCGCCGCAgacctcgccgccgccgaagcCATCACCGAGTCCGACAGCGCCCAGCCCGCTGCCGCCGACCCCCTGCGCCCCTCGCACCCCTCCATCTCCAACTCCAAGTCCAAGAACCTGAAGACGGCCGCGCGGGCCTCCAAAACCGTGCCCTTCACCCCCGCCACACAGCCGCAGCTGCCCCTCGCCCCGCCGCGCTACCACGTCGCCCGCTCCGCCAACAAGAACCTGCCCATCTACACCGACTACAAGCGCGGCGGCAACCTGCACCTCACCACCGTCCGCAAGATCACAGGCGACCTGCACGCCCTGCGCGACGAGCTGCAGGCCTGGCTCGCCAAGAAGGAGGACCATGTCAAGGTGAACTCGCTGACGGGGCATGTGGTCGTCAAGGGCCATCACACGAGCAGCATTGCCGAGTTCCTGAAGGCAAGGGGCATGTAG